From the Robbsia betulipollinis genome, the window TGCCGTAGTAATGCCGATCCATGTCCGCGATCTGCAATTCGGCTTTGTAAATGGTTGCCTTGAGGGCCATGCTGGGTGGCGCGAGGACCGGGCGCGGCGCACGAGCGCAAGCGCAAGTGGCGACACGCGGCGCATCGTCTGGAGTTCATGAAGGCGAGATGATACTCCGCCTATTGCGCGGCGGGCACGGACCCGAAGCGGAAGCGCGGCCGGTCCGCCTGCGACGCCAGGCCCGTGTCCTCGGGGAAGTGCTCGAGCAGGGGCAGGATCACCGATTGACCGAGGATCGCACGCCGGCTGCCGTCGGCGGGCGACAGACCCCAGACATCTTCGTAGACGATGGGAACGGTGCGCCCGTCGACCATCCCATTCCCCAGGTACAGCATCACGTGGCCGCCGATATCGATCACGCTCAGCAGGGGGCGTCCGTGCTCGCGCAAGGCGGCGATGCGTGCCGCGGGGGTGGCCGTCGGCAGATCGACCACGTCCGCGCCCCGGACCTGCTCGGACGAATGCCGCGGCAGCCAGACGCCGAACGGTGTGAACAGGCTTTTCAGTTCGAGCGAGCAATCGTTGTAGATCTCGCTGCCACCCCAGGCGTAGGGCCGGCTCTGCAGGCGGCGCAGCAGCATCGCGAAGTTCGCCGGCGTGGCCGCCAGCGGGATCGCCGCCACGTCGCTGGCCGGGAGGTCGGCGAGGCGCCACTGCGCGCGGTGATCGGCGTCGAGCACCGGCGTCATGACCGTGCGCGTCGCGCCGTGTTCGGCCACCAGCGGCAACACCGTGCCGATCGGCGCGGCGAAGCGGAACACGCCGGTGCGGTCCGTCACGCTGACCGCGGCGCCGGTGACCGCACCCAGCGCATGCCAGGCCGCCGCGCGCCATTGCGCGACGAAGCGTGCGTCCACGCGTCCCACGCTGTCGCTGCGAATCCAGCCGGCCACGTCGGGCGCCAGCACGTAGAGCCAGCCGCCGTCGCGGCTGCGGCCCAGGATGTAGAGCGGCGTGGCCGGACGCAGCGCCGTCTGCTCCAGATTGTCGAACGGATAGCCTTCGCCGGGCAGGCGCGGATCGTAGAAGAACGGTTCCGACGTGGGCAGGAGGCGCAGTGCGCCGGTCGTGGTCGTGATCGCCCGGTTGCCGGGCAGGTAGTTCCGCTGGCCGGTGAACTGGGCAGCTTGCGCGTTGCGCCGCACCGCTTCGATCCATGCCGGCGCATAGGGCCGCAGATTGCGCCCGAAGCCCGGCTGCGCCGAGGCGGCGCCGAAGCGGTTCACGGTGGCCGTCACGCGCGCCGCGAGATCGATGCCCGTGTCGGGGTCGAGCAGGTGGGCGATGACCTCCGGTTCCCAGGGGGAGGCCGCCGCGTCCGCGGAAGGCGTGGGGATTTCGGGCATGCCGGCCGCGACATGACCGGTTTCCCGGCCGAGGCGGGAGGCTGCCGGGTTGGCCGGGTGGGCCGGGTGGGCACGCGGCCGCGGCGCGGCCGGCGCGCCGAAGTAGCGGGTCTTGAGTTGCACGACGGCGGCGGCCTGCTGCGCCGCGCTCAATACCGGGCGATCGATGTCCGGCCCGTGCGGGTCGATCCAGCGGTCGACATCCTGATCGTAGCGTTCCAGCGGGAAAAGCGAGGCGGTGGGCGACAGTGTGGAGGACGACGGGAGAGCCGAGGACAGGGACGACGCCGTGCCCGACGATGCCGGCGCGGGCCGGTGCGTGGCCGCGGGCGTATCCGCCGCGCGATAGGTGGCGGCCGGCGTCTGCGCGACCCGGGGCGGCGTGGCCGGCGCGCAGGCCGCAAGGGCGAACGTCGCGGCGCACAGCATGCCGGCCAGCGCGACAGGACTGCGCGCGGCCGTCATGCGAAGCGGCGACGCGCCAGGCGACATGGTCGCATTTTGCAACACTTTCTTTCGTTTCCTTTGCGCGGATTTCTGTAGATTGTCGCTATCCCCCGACGCGCTGGCTCGGCCACGCGCGACGGTCTCCTGGAGAAGCACCATGAAAAAATTCCTCTTGCTCGCTGCCGCTGGCGCACTGTGGGCCGGCTTCGGCAGCGCGGCATGCGCGCATGTCTCGATCGGTATCGGCGTCGGCGTGCCGTACTACGCACCGCCGCCGCCGGTGATATACGCCCCGCCTCCGGTAGTCTACGCGCCGCCGCGGGTCGCCTATGTCCCGGCGCCGTTTTATGGGCCGCCGCCGGTGGTGTATGGCCCGCCGGTGTATCGTTATCGCCACGGCCCGCGGCCCTGGCACCCGTATCCTGGCTATTACGCCCACCGCGGCTATTACGGCCCGCGCTGGTGATCCCCGCGGTCAGCCGGTCCGGCGCGCGGCCGATCGGCGTGCAGACCCTCAGAATCCGAGGTCGCGGCACAGCCCGTCGACGCGCGCCTTGACCGCGGCGTCCATCTCGATCGGCACGCCCCATTCGCGCTGCGTCTCGCCCGGCCATTTATTGGTGGCGTCGATGCCCATCTTCGAGCCCAGTCCGGCGACCGGCGAGGCGAAATCCAGATAATCGATCGGGGTATTGTCCACCAGCAGCGTATCGCGGGAGGGATCGACCCGGGTCGTGATCGCCCAGATCACTTCCTTCCAGTCGCGGATGCGCACGTCCTCGTCGACGACGACGATGAATTTCGTATACATGAACTGCCGCAGAAAGCTCCAGACGCCGAACATCACGCGTTTGGCATGCCCGGCATAGCTCTTCTTCATCTGGACGATCGCCATGCGGTAGCTGCAACCCTCCGGCGGCAGATAGAAATCGGTGATCTCCGGAAACTGCTTCTGCAACAGCGGCACGAAGATTTCGTTGAACGCGACGCCGAGCACGGCGGGCTCGTCCGGCGGTTTGCCGGTGTGCGTCGAGTGGTAGATCGGATCGCGGCGCGTGGTCATGCGCTCGACGGTGAAGACGGGAAACCACTCCTGCTCGTTGTAGTAGCCGGTGTGGTCGCCGAACGGCCCTTCGAGCGCGTGCTCGTAGGCCGCGCTCGAGCCCTTGCGCGGGCGTGACGGCGCGCCCGCGGCCTCGGGCAGGTCCGCGGGGTCCTGCGGGTGGATGAAGCCTTCGAGGATGATTTCGGCGCGCGCCGGCACGCTCAATCCCTCCAGACCCGGCGTCAGACAGCGCGCCAGTTCGGTGCGCCCGCCGCGCAGCAGACCGGCGAACTGGTACTCGGAGAGCGTATCCGGCACGGGCGTGACCGCGCCGAGAATCGTCGCCGGGTCCGCGCCCAGCGCCACCGCCACCGGATAGGGCTGGCCGGGATGCGTCGCCGCGAATTCCCGGAAGTCGAGCGCGCCGCCGCGGTGCGCCAGCCAGCGCATGATCAACTTGTTGCGGCCGAGCAGTTGCTGGCGGTAGATGCCGAGATTCTGGCGCGGTTTGTTCGGCCCGCGCGTGACCGTCAGTCCCCAGCTCAGCAGCGGGGCGGCGTCGCCGGGCCAGCAGTGCTGGATCGGCAGGCGGGTCAGATCGACGTCCCGGCCCTCGACCACAATCTCCTGACAGGGCGGCGCGGAGACCGTCTTGGGCGCCATGTCCCACACCGCCTTCGCGAGCGAGGCGAGCCGGCCCAGGTCCTTCACGCCGCGCGGCGGCTCCGGCTCCTTCAGGGCGGAGAGCAGGCGGCCGACGTCGCGCAGCGCCTCGAGCGTCGCGGTATCGCTGCCGATGTCGCTGTCCAGCGCGCCGCGTCGGGCGCTCGCGGGTGCGTCGATGCCCATGCCCAGCGCCACGCGCCGGGTATTGCCGAAGAGATTGCCGAGCACCGGGAGCGTGGATCCGTCGACGTTTTCGAACAGCAGGGCGGGGCCGCCGGCATGCAGGGAACGTTCGCAGATCTGCGTGATCTCCAGTTTCGGCGACACCGTCGCCGCGACGCGACGCAGTTCTCCCAGGGTATCGAGTCGTGCGACGAAGTCGCGCAGGTCCTTGTATTTCATAAAACCTTGGCTTGAGGCTTGAATTCAGTCGTTTTTTTGCGCGAGGCGCTACCACTGCCATTGTACGGAATCCCGCCGCGCGACGCCGAAACGGCCAGGATCGCGTTATCCGGGTCCATTTCGGGAAAATAATTTTCAATTTACCCTTGTAACAAAGCGTTAATGATGGCAAGGCGTGAGACCCCCTCAAATACCCCGGAAAGCCTTGCTGACTCGAAGTTTCACCGTTTAAAACGACTGTTTCTATATAACCATAAGTTATCGATTGTCTATTCTATAGTGTTGACCGACTAGGATCGCCTGTTAGAATCCCTCGTCAGCAGGTCCGGCAAAACGAAAAGCCGGACGATGATTTCGGCGTTTCTTGCGAACCGCTCCTCTTTTCGCCCTCGCTTTTCAAGCGATTTCGGGCATCCATGCCGGCGCCGGGCAGTCCTTTCCCGCAGCGCCGGATTCGATTTGGACGCGTGCGCCTCTCCATCAGGAAGCGCCGCGCCGAGTGGCCAGGGCCACTCGATCCCGGCAGCGTGCGGTCCCGATGGACCGTGTGCTGCCCAGATGGCGACGTTCGAGTTCCGGGCGCGTCACCTCACGAGAGGGAGATTCTTTGATGAGTGCTGTCATTACCGCCCAGCCGGGCAGGCGTCTGTCCGTCGCCGCGCGCATCGCGCTGCGTCGCGGCACCCGCGTCGGCCATTACTGTTCGAGCGCGGTGGGCCTGCTGGCCATCGTCGGCGCGCTGGCCCTGTGGTTCCAGCCGGGACTGCGCGCGGTGCTGGTCGAACGCGTACTGCCGCACCTGATGCCGGACTCGCAGGCGGGCGCCGCGCGTCTACTGTCGAGCGACGTGAGCCTGCCGCGCTTGCCGCTCGCGCCGACGGCGATCGGCGGCGCCCCGACGCCGATGCGCGTCGCCGCCGACGTGACCGCGGCGGTCCCGCCGGCGGTTCCCCAGATCGCGCTGGGAAACTTCGCCACACCGCTCGATCCGGCGAATCTGCCGGCGTCGGTCGTGCGTCTGGCCCTGCCGACGGCGAGCGTGGCGAACACCCATGCCGGGCATGCCGGTGACGTCGCGGGCGCCCCGGGCGCGCTTTCGAATCGGGATCAGGGACGCGTGGCCAGCTACATTTCCCGCCGCTATCGCGTCGCGCAAGAGCCGATCGACACGCTGGTGCGGGCGTCGTTCCAGACCGGACGCGACGTCGGAGTCGACCCGCTGCTGCTGTTGGCCGTGATGGCCGTCGAGTCGGGTTTCAATCCCTATGCGGAGAGCGGCGTCGGCGCGCGCGGCCTGATGCAGGTCATGCCGACGATCCATTCGGACAAGTTCCAGTATTACGGCGGTCCGAAGGCAGCGCTCGAACCGGTGCCGAACCTGCGCGTCGGTGCGTTGATCCTGAAGGACTACATCGGTCAGAGCGGTTCCGTGGCCGGCGGCCTGCGCCGTTATGTCGGCGCGACCACGCCTGGCGACGGCGGCTATGGCGCGAAGGTGCTGGCCGAGCGCGCGCGGTTGCGCGAAGCGGTCGGTATCGCCGGCGGCGGTCCGGTACTGGCGACGGCCAAACCGCGTGTCGCGACCCTTGCGGCCGCACACCCCGCGGTCGCCGCGCCCGGGCATGTCGGTGCCGCGCCGAATGCGGCGGCCAACGATGGCGGCGTCGACAAGACCGTCGGCGAGCATCACCCGGATACGAACAGCGAGCCGGTTGCGGCGTCGGTGGGCGCCGCCTGAACAGCGGCACCCGCCGGTCTAGGTTTTCGCCGGACCGCCGCGCCGTTGCGCTTCGTCCGGGCGGATCTTCGCGGCCAGCTTGTCGAGCACGCCATTGACGTACTTGTAGCCGTCTGTGCCGCCGAAGGTCTTCGCCAATTCCACGCCTTCATTGATGACGACCCGATACGGGATGTCGACGTGATGCCGCAATTCGTAGGTCCCCACCATCAGCACCGCGCGTTCGACCGGCGACAGTTCGGTGACCGGACGGTCCAGACAGGGGCCGATCGCGGCGTCGAGCGATTCCGCCTCGCGCACCACGCCGTAGAGCAGCGCATCGAAATGCGCGCGGTCCGCTTTGTCGAAGCCTTGCGTGCCGCGGATGTGCGCGTCGATCTCGGACGGCGCAGCCCCCGACACCAGCCACTGGTAGAGCGCTTGCGTCGCGAGTTCGCGCGCCCGCCGGCGGGCATTTCTCATGCTGCACCTTCGTCTTCTTCGTCGCCGTAGTCGGCCAGTTCGTCGAGCGCGCCGCACAGGTTCGCCATTTCGACCGCGGCGCTCGCCGCCTCGCGGCCCTTCTCGCTGGCGCGCGCCAGGGCTTGCGGATCGTCCTCGGTGGTCAGCACCGCATTCGCGATCGGCACGCCGAAGTCGAGTGCGACGCGCGAGATGCCCGCGCCGGATTCGTTCGACACCAGTTCGAAGTGATAGGTCTCGCCGCGGATCACCGCGCCGAGCGCGATGAGCGCGTCGAACTGCCCGCTTTGCGCGAGCTTGGCGAGGGCTACCGGGATCTCCAGCGCGCCCGGCACGGTCACCAGCAGCACGTCGCTGCCGGTCACGCCGAGCCGCTCGAGCTCGGCGACGCAGGCGCTGCGCAACTGGGTGCAGACATCTTCGTTGAAGCGCGACTGCACGATGCCGATGCGCAGGCCGTTGCCGTCCAGTTTCAAATGATATTCGCCGATTTCCATCATGTTCGTTTCCATAATAAAGAGGGCCCGGGTTGAGGAGACCGCGAGACCCGGGCACGGGCCGAAGCCCAGGGAATGAGGGCGCAGGCGCGGCGGCGCGAACTCATGCGCCGCAGGTCTCCGGCGGCGTGGGCGCCTGGCCGGGCATCGGGATGAAGCCGGTGACTTCCAGTCCATAGCCCGACATGCTGCCGAGCTTGCGCGGTCCCGACAGCACCTGCATGCGGCCCACGCCGAGATCGCGCAGAATCTGCGCACCCACGCCGTAGGTCTTGAAATCGACCGGCCGGTGCGCGAGACGCCGCGCCTTCTCGGCTTCGTCGAAGGCCGCGAAGGTTTCGAAAAAGCGCTCGCGCGATGCGTCGCAGTTGAGCATGACGACCGCGCCCAGTTCGCGCGCGGCGATTTCCCGCAGCGCGGCGTCCAGCGTCCACGAATGGGTGGACGACGCGGTTTCGAGCAGATCGAGCACCGACAGCGGCTCGTGCACCCGTACCGGCGTATCGATGTCGGGACGGGGCTTGCCGCGCACCAGCGCGAGATGCGGCGCGCCGGTGGGCAGGTCGCGGTACAGCGTCGCGTGAAAGGTGCCGTACGCGGTGTGCATCACCCGGTCCGACACGCGTTCGATGATCGATTCGTGCCGTAGCCGGTAGTGGATCAGGTCCGCGATGGTACCGATTTTCAGGCCATGGCGCTGGCCGAATTCGATCAGGTCCGGCAGCCGCGCCATCGTGCCGTCGTCCTTCACGATTTCGCAGATCACCGATGCCGGCGTCAACCCGGCCAGCGCGGTCAGGTCGCAGCCTGCTTCGGTGTGTCCGGCACGGATCAGCACGCCGCCTTCCTGCGCCATCACGGGAAACACGTGCCCGGGCTGGACGATGTCGCGCGCATGCGCGTCGCGCGCCACCGCCACGGCGATCGTGCGGGCACGGTCCGGCGCGGAGATGCCGGTGGTGACGCCTTCGGCGGCCTCGATGCTGATCGTGAAGGCGGTACCGTACTGCGTACCGTTCTGCGCGGTCATCAGCGGCAGGTTCAACTGCCGGCAGCGGTCCTGGCGCAGCGTCAGGCAGATCAGGCCCCGGGCGTGGGTCGCCATGAAATTGATGGCTTCCGCGTTGACGTAGTCCGCCGCCAGGACCAGGTCGCCTTCGTTCTCGCGATCTTCTTCATCGACGAGGATCACCATCCGGCCGGCTTTCAGTTCGGCGATGATCTCAGGAGTGGACGCGAGGTTCATGGTGTGACCGAGGCTGGAAAAAGCCGTCATTTTACGCCATCGCCGCGCCCCTGACCCCGGCTCTTTCCCCGGAAACGGCGCCCGATCTCCACGGAGCATGCGAAAATGCGTGCTCATCGCAGGTCTAACCACGGAAATCGCATGAAAAAGGGCTGGTGGTGGTTCGCACTGGTGGCCGTCGCGGGTATCGGGGCGGCCTGGTTCGCGCTGGTCTATCGGGATCCGCTGTTCCGGATCAAGCCGGTGCGCGAGCACCTGCTCGACACGCTGCCGGTGACCGGCACCGCGCGGTTTCGCGACGAGGCGCCGGGCGAGGAGGGGGCGTTGTGCGGACAGGTCACCAACGTCAACGGTGGCCGGCGCATCGGCGACGGGCCGGGGGCCGGGTCGAGGGCCGGGTCGGGGCCGACAGCCGACGCCGGCCAGCGGCTGGTGGCGCTGGATCCCGCCCGATGGCGTCGCTTCATCGTCGTGCCGTCGGTGCCGGCGTTCTACGTGGAGGGACTGGCGCCCTGGGGTCTGTCGCTCGACGGCCGGAAAATCGCGATCGACGCCGCCGATCTGGAACAGGAGCGCCTGGGCTTCGTCGAGCAGTACGATGCGGCCGCCGGGATCGATGGCATCGACGCGAATCGCACCGCCGAGGAAATCGCCATCAAGACGCTCGACGAGCATTTCGAAGGGCGCTGGTCGCAATACTGTCCCACCCACCCGTAGGGCGTCGCGGCGCTTTTCAGCCCGGCCCAGCCCGGCCTCAGTCCTGCTTCGGTGCGCTCAGGATGCGCTCGACGTAGCGGGCGATCTGATCGATCTCGAGGTTGACCCGCGCGCCCGGCGCCAGATGCTTCAGCGTGGTGGCGGCGATCGTATGCGGAATCAGGTTGATCGAGAACGCGCAGCCGTCCTGCGCGGTGTCGTCGACCGCATTGACCGTGAGACTGACGCCGTTCACGGTGATCGAGCCCTTGTACGCCAGATAGCGGCCGATCGCGCGCGGGGCGACGATGTCGAGACGGTAGGATTCCCCCACCGGTTCGAAGCGCACCACCTGGCCCAGGCCGTCGATGTGTCCCGACACCAGGTGGCCGCCCAGGCGGTCGTTCGCGCGCAGCGCTTTCTCGAGATTGACCGCTCCCGGTCGCGCCAGGCCGACCGTGAGCGACAGGCTCTCCTGCGAGACGTCGACGGCAAAGCGCCGCGTTTCCCGGTCGAGCGTCACCGCGGTCATGCAGGCGCCCTCGATGGCGATGCTGTCGCCCACCGCGACGTCGTCCAGCGGCAGATCGCCGGCGTCCACGGTGAGGCGCATGCCGGCCTCGGGGCCGGCGCCGAGCGGGGTGACGCTGTCGATACGGCCGATCGCCGCGACTATGCCAGTAAACATATCGTTGATTCCATCGTTGGCTATGTAAGCGGGTTCCAGGCAGGCGTCAGGACGGCCAGCGCGCGAGAATGCGCAAGTCGTCGCCGACCCGGTCCACCGCGTGGAAGGCCAGTTGCCGGCGCTCCGCGAGCGACGCCGGCGGCGCCAGGTCGAACAGGCCGAACCCCTGGCCCAGCAGGTTCGGCGCGAGATACAACAGCCATTCGTCGACGCAGCCCTCGCGGATCATGGAGCCGCTCAGCTTCGCGCCGGCTTCCACGTGCAGCTCGTTGATGCCGCGCTCGCCCAGCACGTTCATCAGCGCGGGCAGGTCGACCTTGCCCTGCGGGTTGGGCAGCGCGATCACCTCGGCGCCGCGTTCGCGCAGCGCCGCCGCGCGTGGCGCGGCCTCGTCGGCGTCCGAGGCACACACGATCAGGGGCGGCGCGCCGTCGAGCAGTCGCGCCGTCAGCGGCAGGCCGAGCCGGCTGTCGACCAGGATGCGCAGCGGCTGGCGCGGCGTCTCGACCGCGCGCACCGTCAGTTGCGGATCGTCCTGCCGCGCGGTGCCCATGCCGGTGAGGATCGCGCAGGCACGCGCGCGCCATGCGTGGCTGTCCGCGCGCGATGCCTCGCTGGTGATCCACTGGCTCTCGCCACCCGGCAGCGCGGTGAACCCGTCGAGCGACGCGGCCGCCTTCAACCGCACCCAGGGGCGTCCGTGCGTCATTCGCGAAACGAAGCCGATGTTCAACTCCCGCGCCGGGCGTTCGAGCAGCCCGCAGCGCACATCCACCCCGGCGGTGCGCAGCATGTCCAGGCCGCGCCCGGAGACGCGCGGGTTCGGGTCCTCCATCGCGGCGATGACCCGCGCGATGCCGGCATCGATCAAGGCCTTCGCGCAGGGGGGCGTGCGGCCCACGTGACTGCACGGTTCGAGCGTGACGTAGGCGGTCGCGCCCAGCGTGCTGGCGCCGCGCGCACGCGCGTCCTTCAGCGCCTGGACCTCGGCGTGATCGAAGCCCGCCGGCTGCGTGAAGCCCTCGCCGACGATGACGCCGTCGCGCACCAGCACGCAGCCCACGCGCGGGTTCGGCGTGGTGCTGTACATCCCTTTCTCGGCGAGCAGCAGCGCGCGCTGCATGTAGGCAAAATCGGTTTCGGAGAACATGCCGGCCTGTGGGTGGAGAGGGGGGGCGCGTTTCAGCGCGCTGGCGCGCCCTCGGCGAGCGCGGCGAATGCGGCCCGCGCGGCATGCGCCGTGGCATCGATGACCGCGTCGTCGTGCTGGCTGGAGACGAAACCCGCCTCGAAGGCCGAGGGCGCGAAATAGACGCCGGCATCCAGCATATGGTGGAAGAAGGCGTTGAACAGCGGCGTGCCGGCGGCCTGGATGTCGCTGAAACGCTGCGGCGCGTGCGCGGCGAAATACATGCCGAACATGCCGCCGACGCTGGCCGCGTTGAACGTCACGCCGGCTTCGCGCGCCGCGTCGGTGAGCGCGGTGGCGAGCTTGGCGGTCTGCTCGCCGAGACGCGCGTGAAAGCCCGGCGCCTGGATCAGTTTCAGCGTCGCCAGGCCCGCCGCGACGGCGACCGGGTTGCCCGACAGGGTGCCGGCCTGATAGACCGGGCCGAGCGGCGAAATCTGCGCCATGATGTCGCGACGCCCGCCGAACGCGGCGGCCGGCATGCCGCCGCCGATGACCTTGCCCAGGCAGGTCAGGTCGGGCGTGATGCCGTACAGCGCCTGCGCGCCGCCCAGCGCGACGCGGAAACCGCACATCACCTCGTCGAAGATCAGCACGGCGCCGTGCTGCGTGCAGCGCTCGCGCAGCGCCTGCAGGAACGCGGTCGTGCCGCGCACGAGATTCATATTGCCCGCCACCGGTTCGACGATGACCGCCGCGATTTCATCGCCGAACGCCGCGAACGCCTCGTCGAGCTGCTCGACGTTGTTGTATTCGAGGACCGTGGTGTGGTGCGCCGTGTCCGCCGGCACGCCCGCCGAGGTCGGATTGCCGAAGGTCAGCAGGCCCGAGCCGGCTTTCACCAGCAGGCTGTCCGCGTGGCCGTGATAGCAGCCCTCGAACTTGACGATGCGGTCGCGCCGCGTGAAGCCGCGCGCCAGACGCAGCGCGCTCATCGTCGCTTCGGTGCCCGAGGACACCATGCGCACCTGTTCGATCGAGGGCACGAGCTTGCGGATTTCCTCGGCGATCTCGATTTCCGCCTCGGTGGGCGCGCCGAAGCTGAAGCCGTCGCCCAGCACCCGCTGCACCGCCTCGATCACCGCCGGATGCGCATGGCCGACGATCATCGGACCCCAGGAGCCGATGTAGTCGATGTAGCGCTTGCCGTCCGCGTCCCAGAAATAAGGGCCGTTGGCGCGCTGGATGAAGCGGGGCGTGCCGCCCACCGAGCCGAAAGCGCGCACGGGCGAGTTGACGCCGCCCGGAATGCTGTCCAGCGCGCGGGTGAAGAGTTCTTGGTTACGGGACATATCGGATCTGGTTACCTGAGAGCGGCGAATCCTTAAATTGTACCGTACGGCAATATCGGCGTTGGCGACGCGGGCATATACGCGGGCATATAATCGGCCGCTTCGTTCGTCGCGGTCCCTTGCCGCGCGTTCCCTGTTCGCGCTTTCCTATCCGTCCTATCCGGTTACCATGCCCGCTCATCTGGCCACTCCCGTCGGCAACGCGCGACGCCTGCTCTACCTGCTGGGCGCGCTCGCCGCCTGCGGACCGCTCTCGATCGACATGTATCTGCCGGCGCTGCCGTCGATGGCGGCGCAGTTCGGCGTGGCCGAGGGGCTTGCGCAAGCCACGCTCACCACTTTCCTGGTGGGTTTCTCCGTCGGCATGCTGCTCTATGGGCCGCTCTCCGACGCCTACGGCCGCCGTCCGGTCCTGCTGGCAGGCGTCATCCTGTACGCGGCCGCGTCGCTGTGCTGCATGCTGGCGCCCACCATCCTGTCGCTGGCGTCGCTGCGCTTCGTCCAGGCATTGGGCGCGGGCGCCGCCTCGGTGCTCGCGCGCGCGATCGCGCGCGACGCCCATGCGCCCGCGGACGCGGCGCGGGTGCTGTCCTTCCTGCAGATCGTCACCTCGGTCGGCCCCTTGCTCGCGCCGTTGATCGGCGGCCAGTTGCTGCTGCTGGGCGGCTGGCGCGCGGTGTTCGCGGCGCTGACGGCCTATGGCGTGCTCAGCGCGGTGCTGGTGGCGCGCCGGATACCCGAGACCTGGCCGCGCGCGAAACGCCGTCAGGCGGCGCTCGCCCATTCCTTCCTGGCGTATGGACGCCTGCTCGCCGATCCGACCGTGCTCGCGTATCTGCTGTGCGGCGGCATGTCGTTCGCGGCGATGTTCGCGTACATCGCCGGCACGCCGTTCGTCTACATCGATTATTACCATGTCTCGCCGCAGCGCTATGGCTTCTTCTTCGCCGCGAACATCGTCGGATTGGTCGGCGGCAACTTTCTGAACGCGCGCTGCGTTGGC encodes:
- a CDS encoding SH3 domain-containing C40 family peptidase — encoded protein: MQNATMSPGASPLRMTAARSPVALAGMLCAATFALAACAPATPPRVAQTPAATYRAADTPAATHRPAPASSGTASSLSSALPSSSTLSPTASLFPLERYDQDVDRWIDPHGPDIDRPVLSAAQQAAAVVQLKTRYFGAPAAPRPRAHPAHPANPAASRLGRETGHVAAGMPEIPTPSADAAASPWEPEVIAHLLDPDTGIDLAARVTATVNRFGAASAQPGFGRNLRPYAPAWIEAVRRNAQAAQFTGQRNYLPGNRAITTTTGALRLLPTSEPFFYDPRLPGEGYPFDNLEQTALRPATPLYILGRSRDGGWLYVLAPDVAGWIRSDSVGRVDARFVAQWRAAAWHALGAVTGAAVSVTDRTGVFRFAAPIGTVLPLVAEHGATRTVMTPVLDADHRAQWRLADLPASDVAAIPLAATPANFAMLLRRLQSRPYAWGGSEIYNDCSLELKSLFTPFGVWLPRHSSEQVRGADVVDLPTATPAARIAALREHGRPLLSVIDIGGHVMLYLGNGMVDGRTVPIVYEDVWGLSPADGSRRAILGQSVILPLLEHFPEDTGLASQADRPRFRFGSVPAAQ
- a CDS encoding UbiD family decarboxylase, with translation MKYKDLRDFVARLDTLGELRRVAATVSPKLEITQICERSLHAGGPALLFENVDGSTLPVLGNLFGNTRRVALGMGIDAPASARRGALDSDIGSDTATLEALRDVGRLLSALKEPEPPRGVKDLGRLASLAKAVWDMAPKTVSAPPCQEIVVEGRDVDLTRLPIQHCWPGDAAPLLSWGLTVTRGPNKPRQNLGIYRQQLLGRNKLIMRWLAHRGGALDFREFAATHPGQPYPVAVALGADPATILGAVTPVPDTLSEYQFAGLLRGGRTELARCLTPGLEGLSVPARAEIILEGFIHPQDPADLPEAAGAPSRPRKGSSAAYEHALEGPFGDHTGYYNEQEWFPVFTVERMTTRRDPIYHSTHTGKPPDEPAVLGVAFNEIFVPLLQKQFPEITDFYLPPEGCSYRMAIVQMKKSYAGHAKRVMFGVWSFLRQFMYTKFIVVVDEDVRIRDWKEVIWAITTRVDPSRDTLLVDNTPIDYLDFASPVAGLGSKMGIDATNKWPGETQREWGVPIEMDAAVKARVDGLCRDLGF
- a CDS encoding transglycosylase SLT domain-containing protein — its product is MSAVITAQPGRRLSVAARIALRRGTRVGHYCSSAVGLLAIVGALALWFQPGLRAVLVERVLPHLMPDSQAGAARLLSSDVSLPRLPLAPTAIGGAPTPMRVAADVTAAVPPAVPQIALGNFATPLDPANLPASVVRLALPTASVANTHAGHAGDVAGAPGALSNRDQGRVASYISRRYRVAQEPIDTLVRASFQTGRDVGVDPLLLLAVMAVESGFNPYAESGVGARGLMQVMPTIHSDKFQYYGGPKAALEPVPNLRVGALILKDYIGQSGSVAGGLRRYVGATTPGDGGYGAKVLAERARLREAVGIAGGGPVLATAKPRVATLAAAHPAVAAPGHVGAAPNAAANDGGVDKTVGEHHPDTNSEPVAASVGAA
- the nusB gene encoding transcription antitermination factor NusB → MRNARRRARELATQALYQWLVSGAAPSEIDAHIRGTQGFDKADRAHFDALLYGVVREAESLDAAIGPCLDRPVTELSPVERAVLMVGTYELRHHVDIPYRVVINEGVELAKTFGGTDGYKYVNGVLDKLAAKIRPDEAQRRGGPAKT
- the ribH gene encoding 6,7-dimethyl-8-ribityllumazine synthase, which encodes MEIGEYHLKLDGNGLRIGIVQSRFNEDVCTQLRSACVAELERLGVTGSDVLLVTVPGALEIPVALAKLAQSGQFDALIALGAVIRGETYHFELVSNESGAGISRVALDFGVPIANAVLTTEDDPQALARASEKGREAASAAVEMANLCGALDELADYGDEEDEGAA
- the ribBA gene encoding bifunctional 3,4-dihydroxy-2-butanone-4-phosphate synthase/GTP cyclohydrolase II, encoding MNLASTPEIIAELKAGRMVILVDEEDRENEGDLVLAADYVNAEAINFMATHARGLICLTLRQDRCRQLNLPLMTAQNGTQYGTAFTISIEAAEGVTTGISAPDRARTIAVAVARDAHARDIVQPGHVFPVMAQEGGVLIRAGHTEAGCDLTALAGLTPASVICEIVKDDGTMARLPDLIEFGQRHGLKIGTIADLIHYRLRHESIIERVSDRVMHTAYGTFHATLYRDLPTGAPHLALVRGKPRPDIDTPVRVHEPLSVLDLLETASSTHSWTLDAALREIAARELGAVVMLNCDASRERFFETFAAFDEAEKARRLAHRPVDFKTYGVGAQILRDLGVGRMQVLSGPRKLGSMSGYGLEVTGFIPMPGQAPTPPETCGA
- a CDS encoding riboflavin synthase, coding for MFTGIVAAIGRIDSVTPLGAGPEAGMRLTVDAGDLPLDDVAVGDSIAIEGACMTAVTLDRETRRFAVDVSQESLSLTVGLARPGAVNLEKALRANDRLGGHLVSGHIDGLGQVVRFEPVGESYRLDIVAPRAIGRYLAYKGSITVNGVSLTVNAVDDTAQDGCAFSINLIPHTIAATTLKHLAPGARVNLEIDQIARYVERILSAPKQD